A single genomic interval of Saccharothrix saharensis harbors:
- the rsrA gene encoding mycothiol system anti-sigma-R factor has translation MSCGEPHETDCSEVLSEVYLFLDHECDEKRKELLQTHLEECHPCLEQYGIEEHLKALLARKCGGEHAPEELRRRLRARLYQTAEQTTVEVEVTTTVTRTEKSTS, from the coding sequence ATGAGCTGCGGCGAACCGCACGAGACGGACTGCTCCGAGGTCCTGTCCGAGGTCTACCTGTTCCTCGACCACGAGTGCGACGAGAAGCGCAAGGAACTGCTCCAGACCCACCTGGAGGAGTGCCACCCGTGCCTGGAGCAGTACGGCATCGAGGAGCACCTGAAGGCGCTGCTGGCCCGCAAGTGCGGCGGCGAGCACGCGCCCGAGGAGCTGCGGCGGCGGCTGCGCGCCCGGCTCTACCAGACCGCGGAGCAGACGACGGTCGAGGTCGAGGTCACCACGACGGTCACCAGGACCGAGAAGTCGACCAGCTGA
- a CDS encoding 50S ribosomal protein bL37, whose product MSKRARKRRDRKKGGANHGKRPNA is encoded by the coding sequence ATGTCGAAGCGTGCCCGCAAGCGCCGCGACCGCAAGAAGGGCGGCGCCAACCACGGGAAGCGCCCCAACGCCTGA